The Candidatus Omnitrophota bacterium genome includes a window with the following:
- a CDS encoding GGDEF domain-containing protein codes for MVHPLMIFLALVYGAAVFAVIRRTAHRMLGQAEEELSRARHDYQEWSDKRDRILSEKKRLERQAAEIFTLYTMTKEITKNFSEEDALGVLKQHLEDYVSFGECRLLDPLSEEIKALKSSGRGELYELKGEKRLLGYLWIQDISGEGRDKVAVLVNQFALALRRIRLYQQIERLALTDGLTEAHTRRYILERFEEELRRSSLRASPVSFLMIDVDYFKRINDEHGHLTGDQVLRAIASLIKENIREIDLVGRYGGEEFCVILPDTSRDGAHFVAERIRSAVASKTILVYDAAVKVTLSIGIAASPEDGKWSQELVDKADWALYRAKKLGRNRICTFGVYDSDTR; via the coding sequence ATGGTGCATCCATTGATGATATTTTTGGCTTTGGTTTACGGGGCGGCCGTCTTTGCGGTGATCCGCCGGACCGCCCATCGGATGCTGGGGCAGGCCGAGGAGGAGTTGAGCCGTGCCCGGCATGATTATCAGGAGTGGTCCGACAAGCGAGATAGGATTCTCTCCGAGAAAAAGCGGCTTGAACGGCAGGCGGCGGAAATATTCACTTTATACACGATGACCAAAGAGATCACAAAGAATTTCAGTGAAGAAGACGCCCTGGGGGTGCTCAAGCAGCATTTGGAGGACTACGTGTCATTTGGCGAATGCCGCCTCCTGGATCCCCTTTCCGAGGAAATCAAAGCGCTGAAAAGCTCCGGGCGCGGCGAGCTTTATGAGCTCAAGGGCGAGAAACGGCTTTTGGGATATCTCTGGATCCAGGATATCTCCGGGGAGGGGCGGGACAAGGTCGCGGTTCTGGTGAATCAGTTCGCGCTGGCCCTGCGCCGGATCCGTTTGTATCAGCAGATTGAGCGGCTGGCCCTGACCGACGGCTTGACGGAGGCGCATACTCGCCGCTACATCCTGGAGCGGTTTGAGGAAGAATTGCGGCGGTCCAGCCTGCGCGCCAGCCCGGTGTCTTTCCTCATGATCGATGTCGATTACTTTAAAAGGATCAATGACGAGCATGGCCATTTGACCGGGGACCAGGTCCTGCGGGCCATCGCCTCCCTGATAAAGGAAAATATCCGCGAGATCGACCTTGTTGGCCGTTACGGCGGCGAGGAATTTTGCGTGATCCTTCCGGACACTTCCCGGGACGGCGCCCATTTTGTGGCCGAACGCATCCGGTCCGCGGTTGCGTCCAAAACGATCTTGGTCTATGACGCGGCCGTCAAGGTCACATTGAGCATCGGCATCGCCGCTTCCCCGGAAGACGGGAAGTGGAGCCAGGAACTGGTGGATAAGGCCGACTGGGCTCTTTACAGAGCCAAAAAGCTTGGACGAAACAGGATTTGCACCTTCGGAGTTTATGATTCGGACACCCGCTGA
- a CDS encoding sensor domain-containing diguanylate cyclase, translating to MIQKPKKQFFSSRAFSAALLVFPLISFFVYATYFWNSFFPVIAGITIVNLAALLYEEHRSTRKRAEIGLYRQDYLERLNLLTADIGKERLAIESFQKKIVDYDRLKGLTEKLCMCLSIPETAKALTGEAGELFGQNDSTIILYLVRSREGELAIASSLRGGRHVTIMAKQGDIYDQWIVKNMKPLLIEDVKTDFRFDLDNIPEDKAHPIRSLISSPMVITDKPVGILRVDSPQENSFATDDLRFLSTIGDIGAVAVENAQLYERVEDLAIRDGLTGLYLRRQLLERLSHEISRSLRLRKDVSFLMIDLDDFKKYNDRLGHTAGDIVLRAVALILADRFKEPGNILCRYGGEEFSVLLPDCPKDKAMAMAEEFRRTVEAQSIILRREKTRITVSVGVAAFPHDAQVKEDLIQQADLALYRAKKKGKNQIAGA from the coding sequence TTGATACAGAAACCGAAAAAACAATTCTTTAGCTCCCGCGCTTTTTCCGCCGCCCTTCTTGTCTTTCCCCTGATCTCCTTCTTTGTCTACGCGACATATTTCTGGAATTCTTTTTTCCCCGTCATCGCCGGCATCACCATCGTCAATCTGGCGGCCCTGCTTTACGAGGAGCACCGGTCGACGCGCAAGCGCGCCGAGATCGGCCTTTACCGGCAGGATTATCTCGAGCGGCTGAATCTTCTGACGGCTGATATCGGAAAGGAACGCCTCGCCATCGAGTCTTTTCAGAAAAAGATCGTCGACTACGACCGGTTGAAGGGGTTGACCGAGAAACTCTGCATGTGCCTTTCCATCCCGGAAACGGCCAAGGCCCTGACCGGGGAAGCCGGGGAGCTCTTCGGGCAGAACGACAGCACCATTATCCTGTACCTTGTCCGGTCCCGGGAAGGGGAGCTCGCCATCGCCTCTTCGCTGCGCGGCGGCAGGCACGTCACGATCATGGCCAAGCAGGGGGACATCTACGACCAGTGGATCGTCAAGAACATGAAGCCCCTTTTGATCGAGGACGTCAAGACCGATTTCCGTTTCGATCTCGACAATATCCCGGAGGACAAGGCCCACCCGATCCGTTCCCTGATCAGTTCCCCGATGGTCATCACCGATAAACCCGTCGGCATCCTGCGCGTCGACAGCCCGCAGGAAAATTCTTTCGCCACTGACGACCTGCGGTTTTTGTCGACGATCGGCGACATCGGCGCGGTGGCCGTGGAAAACGCCCAGCTCTATGAACGCGTGGAAGACCTGGCGATCCGGGACGGCCTGACGGGGCTGTATCTGCGCCGCCAGCTTCTGGAGCGGCTTTCGCATGAAATCAGCCGCAGTCTCCGGCTCAGAAAAGACGTGTCGTTTCTCATGATCGATCTCGACGATTTCAAAAAATATAACGATCGGCTTGGGCACACGGCCGGCGACATTGTCCTCAGGGCGGTGGCCCTGATCCTCGCCGATCGTTTCAAAGAGCCGGGAAACATTCTCTGCCGTTACGGCGGGGAGGAATTTTCGGTCCTCCTGCCGGACTGCCCCAAGGACAAGGCGATGGCCATGGCGGAGGAGTTCCGCCGGACGGTCGAGGCCCAGAGCATCATCCTGCGCCGGGAGAAAACCCGGATCACGGTATCCGTGGGCGTTGCGGCGTTTCCTCACGACGCGCAGGTCAAAGAGGACTTGATCCAGCAGGCGGATCTGGCCTTGTACCGGGCCAAAAAGAAAGGTAAAAACCAGATCGCCGGCGCTTAG